The following proteins are co-located in the Halostella salina genome:
- a CDS encoding hydantoinase/oxoprolinase family protein → MSGVRVGVDVGGTFTDVVLVTDDDLVTAKVPTTENGSVGVIEGIRKACGTAGIDPGEVGEFVHATTVSVNALLERDGATTGLVTTDGFRDVLEIGRQARPALYDLDAEKPAPLVPRRRRYEVTERTTPDGVETAVDESELREVAAELRAAGVESVAVAFLHAYAHPENERRAAAVLRDELDVPVSASHEVLAEFREFERTATTAVDAYVAPLVDAYLGSLVERAADEGVPSPRVMQSNGGVATAEAVRNRPVGTVLSGPAAGVVGANRVGEPVRDDHDLAGLVTFDMGGTSSDVSLVRDGRAERTADADVDGIPVRTRMVDVHTVGSGGGSVAWVDAGGALRVGPESAGADPGPACYGRGGERTTVTDAAVVLGYVDPTAALGGELELDAAAARDALADLADEAGLDGAIAAARGVYRVANATMTRAIREVTVERGIDPREFGLVAFGGAGPMHAAALAAALDIDPVVVPLPSGVLSAYGLLDADEEHDAVRTRLVRLADADPTAMDDAFAALADEALAEATDPDAATVERAVDCRYAGQSFELEVTVDGGFDPATVRERFHAAHERAYGYSVDEPVEAVTLRATARIERGVAETDHGGDGDARQGTREAWFDGEPRDATAYDRRALAPGDRVDGPAVLDGPESTTVVPPGWAGTVRGDGAVVLTEGSP, encoded by the coding sequence GTGAGCGGCGTTCGGGTGGGCGTCGACGTGGGCGGCACGTTCACCGACGTGGTACTGGTCACGGACGACGACCTCGTGACGGCGAAAGTGCCCACGACCGAGAACGGGAGCGTCGGCGTGATCGAGGGGATCCGGAAGGCCTGCGGGACGGCGGGGATCGACCCCGGCGAGGTCGGCGAGTTCGTCCACGCCACGACCGTCTCGGTCAACGCCCTGCTCGAACGCGACGGCGCGACGACCGGCCTCGTCACCACGGACGGGTTCCGCGACGTGCTGGAGATCGGCCGGCAGGCCCGCCCGGCGCTGTACGACCTCGACGCCGAGAAGCCGGCCCCCCTCGTCCCGCGGCGACGGCGCTACGAGGTGACCGAACGGACGACGCCGGACGGCGTCGAGACGGCCGTCGACGAGAGCGAACTGCGCGAGGTGGCCGCCGAGCTACGAGCCGCCGGCGTCGAGAGCGTGGCGGTGGCGTTCCTCCACGCCTACGCCCACCCCGAAAACGAGCGCCGCGCGGCCGCGGTGCTGCGCGACGAACTCGACGTGCCGGTGTCGGCGTCTCACGAGGTGCTCGCCGAGTTCCGGGAGTTCGAGCGCACGGCGACGACGGCCGTCGACGCGTACGTCGCGCCGCTCGTCGACGCCTACCTCGGCAGCCTCGTCGAGCGCGCGGCCGATGAGGGTGTTCCGTCGCCCCGCGTCATGCAGTCCAACGGCGGGGTCGCAACCGCCGAGGCCGTCCGGAACCGCCCGGTCGGAACGGTGCTCTCGGGGCCGGCGGCGGGCGTCGTCGGCGCGAACCGTGTGGGCGAGCCGGTCCGGGACGACCACGACCTCGCCGGCCTCGTCACGTTCGACATGGGCGGCACGTCGAGCGACGTGAGCCTCGTCCGCGACGGGCGGGCGGAGCGCACCGCGGACGCGGACGTGGACGGCATCCCGGTCCGGACGCGGATGGTCGACGTGCACACGGTCGGCTCCGGCGGCGGGAGCGTCGCGTGGGTCGACGCGGGCGGCGCGCTCCGGGTCGGCCCGGAGTCCGCCGGAGCCGACCCCGGGCCGGCATGCTACGGCCGGGGCGGCGAGCGCACCACCGTCACGGACGCCGCGGTCGTCCTCGGCTACGTCGACCCGACGGCGGCGCTCGGGGGCGAACTCGAACTCGACGCCGCGGCCGCCCGCGACGCGCTCGCCGACCTCGCCGACGAGGCGGGGCTGGACGGCGCGATAGCGGCGGCCCGCGGCGTCTACCGCGTGGCGAACGCGACGATGACGCGGGCGATCCGCGAGGTGACCGTCGAGCGCGGGATCGACCCGCGCGAGTTCGGCCTCGTGGCGTTCGGCGGCGCGGGACCGATGCACGCCGCGGCGCTGGCTGCCGCGCTGGACATCGACCCCGTCGTCGTCCCCCTGCCATCCGGCGTCCTCTCGGCGTACGGCCTGCTCGATGCCGACGAGGAGCACGACGCAGTGCGTACCCGGCTGGTCCGACTCGCCGACGCCGACCCGACGGCGATGGACGACGCGTTCGCCGCCCTGGCCGACGAGGCGCTGGCCGAGGCGACCGACCCGGACGCCGCGACCGTCGAGCGGGCGGTCGACTGCCGGTACGCCGGCCAGAGCTTCGAGCTCGAAGTCACGGTCGATGGCGGGTTCGACCCAGCAACGGTCAGGGAGCGGTTCCACGCCGCCCACGAGCGGGCGTACGGCTACAGCGTCGACGAACCGGTCGAGGCCGTCACGCTCCGGGCGACCGCCCGGATCGAGCGAGGCGTCGCCGAGACCGACCACGGGGGCGACGGGGACGCCCGTCAGGGAACCCGCGAGGCGTGGTTCGACGGCGAGCCACGCGACGCGACCGCGTACGACCGGCGCGCGCTGGCCCCGGGCGACCGGGTGGACGGGCCGGCCGTCCTCGACGGCCCGGAGAGCACGACTGTCGTGCCGCCGGGGTGGGCCGGCACGGTCAGGGGGGACGGGGCCGTGGTTCTCACGGAGGGGTCGCCGTGA
- a CDS encoding AbrB/MazE/SpoVT family DNA-binding domain-containing protein, whose protein sequence is MSKSTDKRGRIYLPKEVRERFGDRYRIVELPSHVALFPVDPDPLTGVREAVGDAFAGADPDELKADARAAVARDAAADADDGEREE, encoded by the coding sequence ATGTCGAAGTCGACCGACAAACGGGGGCGGATCTACCTGCCGAAGGAGGTCCGAGAGCGGTTCGGTGACCGGTATCGGATCGTCGAACTGCCGAGCCACGTCGCGCTGTTTCCGGTCGACCCGGACCCGCTCACGGGGGTTCGGGAAGCCGTCGGCGACGCCTTTGCGGGCGCGGACCCGGACGAGTTGAAGGCCGACGCGCGAGCCGCCGTCGCGAGGGACGCCGCCGCGGATGCCGACGACGGGGAGCGGGAGGAGTGA